Sequence from the Proteobacteria bacterium CG1_02_64_396 genome:
AAAACCTACTGTCCAGTTTTTGGGGTCCACTTCATTACAGCAAACAAGACCAAAGTAGCGCAGCATGGATACTCTGGAAGAGTGGCTCAATCGCCACTTTACAAACTGCCAAAGAAGCTGCGAATTCGTATTTAAGCGATTTCCATTTTTTAGCTCTTTGCAGGCCCGCCGTCCCAAAGGAGAACCACCATGAGCGAGCGCATCGTTGTCGACCCGGTCACCCGCATCGAGGGGCATTTGCGCATCGAGGCGCGGGTGGAGGGGGGGGAGATCACCTCGGCTTATTCGGCGGGGACCATGGTGCGGGGGATCGAAATCATCCTTAAGGGGCGCGATCCCCGCGACGCCTGGGCCTTTGCCCAACGTATTTGCGGGGTCTGCACCCTGGTGCACGGCATCGCCTCGGTCCGGGCGGTCGAGGACGCGCTGGACATCCGCATCCCGGCCAACGCCAACGCCATCCGCAACCTGATGATCGGGGCGCAGTTCGTCCACGATCACGTCATGCACTTCTACCACCTGCACGCCCTGGATTGGGTCGATGTGGTCAGCGCCCTCAAGGCCGACCCCAAGGCGACCTCGGCGCTGCAACAGGCGATCTCGTCCCACCCGAACAGCTCCCCCGGTTACTTCAAGGCGGTGCAGGATCGGGTGAAAAGGTTCGTCGAAAGCGGCCAACTTGGGATTTTTGCGAGCGGCTACTGGGGGCACCCCGCCTACAAACTTCCCCCCGAAGCCAATTTGATGGCGGTGGCCCACTACCTGGAGGCGCTCGATTGGCAGCGCGACGTGGCGCGACTGCACGCCATCTTCGGTGGCAAGAACCCCCACCCCAACTTCCTGGTGGGCGGCGTCCCCTGCGCCATCGACCCCGATTCCGACTCGGCCATCGGGGCCAAGCAGTTGGTTGAGGTCGCCGCCATCATCGACAAGATGCGCACCTTCACCGATCAGGTTTACCTGCCCGATCTGATCGCGATTGCCGGTTTTTACAAAGAGTGGGCGGGGTACGGCGAAGGGCTGGGCAACTTCCTGAGCTACGGCGACTTCCCCGCCACCGACGTGCGCGATACCTCCTCTTACCTGGTCCCCCCGGGGATCATCCTGAACCGCGATTTAAGCACCGTGCATCCGCTGGATCTGCGCGACCGCGAGCAGATTACCGAGTCGGTGGGGCATTCTTGGTACGACTATTCGGGGGGCGACGGCGCGCCGCTCCACCCCTGGGAGGGTGAGACCAAGCTGCACTACTCCGGCCCCACCCCCCCCTACGAACACCTGGACGTCGAGAGCAAATACAGTTGGCTCAAGTCGCCGCGCTGGAAAGGCAAAGCGATGGAGGTGGGGCCGCTGGCCCGGATGCTGGTGATGTATGCCTCCGGCCACGCCCAGGCCCAAGAGCTGGTGGGCATGACCCTGAGCAAGCTGGGGGTCGGCCCCGAGGCGCTGTTTTCCACGTTGGGCCGCACCGCCGCACGCGGGCTCGAAACCAAGATCTTCGCCGACGCCATGGCGGGGTGGCTGGGGGATCTGACCGCCAACATCAAGGCGGGCGACCTGAGCACCCACAATAGCGCCAACTGGGATCCCTCGACTTGGCCCGCCAAGGCCCAAGGGGTGGGCTGGCACGAGGCGCCGCGCGGCGCGTTGGGGCACTGGGTGGTGATCGAGGATGGCAAAATCGCCAACTACCAGGCGGTGGTCCCCTCGACCTGGAACGCCGGTCCCCGCGACCACACCGGCCAACCCGGCGCCTACGAGGCGGCGCTGGTGGGGACGCCGGTGTTTGACGAAAAACTGCCGCTTGAGATTTTGCGCACGATCCACTCCTTCGATCCTTGCCTGGCCTGCGCGGTGCACGTGGTCGATGTGAACGGGAATCCGATTACGAAGGTGGTGCGTGGGGGATGAGGGTTTGGAGGGGTGGTTTTGGTAGGAGCGGCGCCCTCGCCGCGAAGCCTTTCCCCCAATGAACCGAAAATCTCGGCCCATCCTTCGACAAGCTCAGGGTGAGTGAAAAATTGGGCATCCCGCCACTCAGCCCGGTGATCGTTCTGCAACTGAGAGCGTTGAATTGGGTTGTAACGCTTAACCCCCACTTGTCCTCCCCCTGGGGGGGGAGGGATGCAAAGTGGCAACGCTTTCCTGGGTGCCGATACCTGTCCCCTCTCCCTGGCAGGGAGAGGGTTAGGGTGAGGGTCGAACGCCCCCACAACCGAGTTGCTTGCTTTGCAGACACCCTCCCCCAACAACCTACCCCCCGGAGCGCCCATGCTTCCATCCCCCGCCACCCGCCTCCCCATCGTCGTCCTCGGCATCGGCAACACCCTGATGGGGGATGAAGCGCTGGGGGTACGGGCGGTCGAGGCGTTGCAAGATCGCTTTGCCGGAGAGCCATCACTTACCTTCCTCGACGGCGGCACCATGGGTCTTGCGCTGCTGCCCTGGATCGAGTCCGCCGACCGGCTGCTGATTTGCGACGCGGTCAGCGGCGGCCAAGCCCCCGGTTTTCTTTATGAACTCCATGACGGCGAGATCCCCGCCATGCGGGGGCTGGCGCTGTCGCTGCACCAAATCGGCCTGCAAGAGATGCTGGCCCTATGCGCCCTACGCGACCTCACCCCTGCCCGCATGGTGTTGCTGGGGCTGGAGCCGAAGATCCTGCGATTGCATCGGACCCTGAGCGACCCGGTCACCGCCGCCCTGCCCGGTCTGATCGCCCGGGGCGAGAAGATCCTCGATGCCTGGCAACGGGAACTCGACCCGCTCCCCACCCTGTAGCACACTCGGCACCGTCCACTCTTCGATACCCCAGGAGGTCGCCATGAGCAGCCAGCACGAAGATCCCACCCCGCAACAAGGGCGTCTGATCGCCGCCTACGACAAGATGGTCGAGCGGGTTCGCGACGCCTTGGATAAGGCCCCCGAGATTACCTTTGAGCTGCTCGACAAGGGGATTGGCGAGGCGCGGCAGGCCGCCATCAAGCTCGGTGAGCTGACCGAAAACGAGGCCAAGGAGATCTCAGAGGCGGTCAAGCGGGACATGGCCAATCTCAACGCCGAGCTGCGCAAACAGGGTAAGAAACTCGAAGAGACCTTCGATCCCGACCACCTCAAGACCGGCGCCATCAGCGTGGGGAGTTTTCTGCTGGGCAAGATCCGGGAGGGGCTCGACTTTCTCGAAGACAAGCTCGATCAGCGGCTGACCTACCATACCCGGGATGTCACCGGCATCGGCACACTGACCTGCACCCAATGCGGCCAGCAGATGCATTTCAAAAAGACCGGCGTCGTGCCCCCCTGTCCCAAGTGCCACGGTCAGGAATTCAAGCGGGGGTTCTGAACCGCTTGATCCCATCACCCGCCAATCTCATCAAGTAAGAGACGTTTCATGCCCCAAATCACCCTTCACCCCAGCGAACACGAATTCGAATCGGAGCCGGGGGAGTCGATCCTGGCCGCCGCCGAGCGGGTTGGGATTCGCCTGCCCTTCGAATGTAAAGACGGCTCCTGCGGCATGTGCGCCGCCAAGCTGGTCGCCGGTTCGGTCGATCAACGCCGAGCCAAACCCTTCGGCCTGACCCCGCAAATGCGGGCCGAGGGGTATGTGCTCACCTGCGTGGCCATCCCTCAAGAGGATGTGGTCCTCGACCTGCCGTTGCAGGTCCCCTTCACCGAGGCGCGGGCCACCGTGGTGGCCAAAAACCGGCAGACCCACGACACCATTGAGCTGGTGTTGCAGCTCCCCCCCGAGGGGCACTTTGAGTACGAGGCGGGGCAATATGCCCAGCTCACCATTCCCGACACCCCGGTTTCTCGCGCCTACTCGATGGCGGCTCCGTTTCGGGAGGACGGCCGGCTGAGTTTCTTCATCCGCAAGGTGCCCGACGGCCAGATGACCGGCTACATCTTCGACGTGCTCGAAGAGGGGATGGCTTTGGATGTGTGCGGCCCCATGGGGAGCTTCGGTTTGGTCCCCGATTCCGAGCGCCCGATGCTGATGGTGGC
This genomic interval carries:
- a CDS encoding hydrogenase, with product MSERIVVDPVTRIEGHLRIEARVEGGEITSAYSAGTMVRGIEIILKGRDPRDAWAFAQRICGVCTLVHGIASVRAVEDALDIRIPANANAIRNLMIGAQFVHDHVMHFYHLHALDWVDVVSALKADPKATSALQQAISSHPNSSPGYFKAVQDRVKRFVESGQLGIFASGYWGHPAYKLPPEANLMAVAHYLEALDWQRDVARLHAIFGGKNPHPNFLVGGVPCAIDPDSDSAIGAKQLVEVAAIIDKMRTFTDQVYLPDLIAIAGFYKEWAGYGEGLGNFLSYGDFPATDVRDTSSYLVPPGIILNRDLSTVHPLDLRDREQITESVGHSWYDYSGGDGAPLHPWEGETKLHYSGPTPPYEHLDVESKYSWLKSPRWKGKAMEVGPLARMLVMYASGHAQAQELVGMTLSKLGVGPEALFSTLGRTAARGLETKIFADAMAGWLGDLTANIKAGDLSTHNSANWDPSTWPAKAQGVGWHEAPRGALGHWVVIEDGKIANYQAVVPSTWNAGPRDHTGQPGAYEAALVGTPVFDEKLPLEILRTIHSFDPCLACAVHVVDVNGNPITKVVRGG